A DNA window from Paenibacillus sp. HWE-109 contains the following coding sequences:
- a CDS encoding carbohydrate ABC transporter permease yields the protein MREKTFGMGMNLIVLLFALFCFVPFWLVFIDSFASEASFMAHGYQLLPSALTLDAYKFILQGDQIFRSYRVSILVTIIGTALSVIITAMYAYVIANRKVKYRNILSFLTYFTMVFGAGLVGFYILIANWLHLKDSVWALILPYLLNPFYAFILVSFYRTLPYEINESATIDGAREIRIFFKIILPITAPAIATITLFYALQYWNDWWLSLLFIDNYKLHPLQMMIRQLISNLNVSSYVSGSSTSYSVSAPTNVVQMATVCLTIGPIVLVYPFVQKYFVRGLTVGAIKG from the coding sequence TTGCGTGAAAAAACATTTGGAATGGGTATGAACTTAATTGTTCTGTTATTTGCTTTGTTTTGTTTTGTGCCATTCTGGCTCGTCTTCATTGATTCCTTTGCTTCAGAAGCCAGCTTTATGGCTCATGGGTATCAACTACTACCGAGCGCTCTAACACTCGATGCGTATAAATTCATTTTGCAAGGAGATCAAATCTTTCGCAGTTACCGGGTCTCTATATTGGTTACAATTATAGGAACTGCACTTTCAGTGATTATTACAGCGATGTATGCCTATGTAATTGCAAACCGTAAGGTTAAATATCGCAATATCCTTTCATTCCTTACGTATTTTACGATGGTTTTTGGCGCTGGACTGGTCGGCTTCTACATCTTGATCGCTAACTGGCTGCATCTGAAGGATTCCGTTTGGGCACTCATTTTACCGTATTTGTTAAATCCATTTTATGCATTTATACTCGTATCTTTTTACCGGACGTTACCTTATGAAATTAATGAATCGGCGACCATCGATGGAGCTAGAGAAATTCGTATATTCTTCAAAATTATTTTGCCTATCACGGCGCCGGCCATTGCAACAATAACGCTATTTTATGCGCTGCAATATTGGAACGACTGGTGGTTATCCCTTCTGTTTATCGATAATTACAAGCTGCATCCGCTTCAAATGATGATCCGTCAGCTCATTTCGAACTTGAATGTTTCTTCTTATGTTTCAGGAAGCAGTACTTCCTATAGTGTGTCAGCACCTACGAATGTTGTTCAAATGGCAACTGTGTGCTTAACGATCGGTCCTATTGTACTCGTATATCCCTTCGTTCAGAAATATTTTGTCAGAGGTTTGACTGTTGGCGCGATTAAAGGGTAA
- a CDS encoding Ger(x)C family spore germination protein yields MSTGKRLLCLLLLLAFAVEAAGCWDRREINDLAIVLAVGVDRNPNNNILLSAQLFIPKVAGGGPQGNTGGSGGNAAGQTIMMSAEGVTIADALTQLQLKLSRSLFWGQSEVIIIGEEAAAKGIHSYIDLFLRYIQFREHAYTYISKDKAVDLIKLQPPLERSSAEVLREMGNLKLGAQITLKELAQKINGASQAALLTRIQITSFATAADPTHNNIKVSGIDIFNKDKFVGSLDEHAGLGILTVCNELETKIYSFPLTKSAEYVSVNVVHSNTKIVPHIDKKGIWSIEMFVDMNGELVLNTTDQQNFDPKFVQQIKQAWTDTIRRDIEASLLRVQKQLKTDAFGFADEFYRHYPKQFNQVKERWNDQVFPEIQVNVHISTQINRIGKSTVPQGVPESYIRKK; encoded by the coding sequence ATGAGTACAGGGAAAAGGCTCCTCTGTCTCTTGCTGCTTCTAGCCTTTGCCGTAGAAGCGGCTGGGTGCTGGGATCGGAGAGAGATTAATGACTTGGCTATCGTTCTGGCTGTTGGTGTAGATCGCAATCCGAATAATAACATATTGCTTTCGGCACAACTCTTTATCCCAAAGGTGGCCGGGGGTGGTCCTCAAGGCAATACAGGAGGCAGCGGCGGCAACGCTGCAGGACAGACGATCATGATGAGTGCCGAGGGAGTGACCATCGCTGACGCCTTGACCCAACTGCAACTTAAGCTGTCGCGCTCCTTATTCTGGGGACAAAGCGAGGTCATTATTATCGGGGAAGAAGCTGCCGCGAAGGGGATTCATTCCTATATCGATCTCTTCCTGAGATATATTCAATTCCGTGAGCATGCTTATACGTACATAAGCAAAGATAAGGCTGTCGATCTGATCAAGCTGCAGCCCCCGTTGGAGAGAAGCTCTGCGGAAGTGCTTCGGGAGATGGGGAATTTGAAACTAGGTGCCCAGATTACCCTCAAAGAGCTTGCACAAAAAATAAATGGAGCCTCTCAAGCAGCCCTGCTGACCCGTATTCAGATTACTTCATTTGCCACAGCAGCTGATCCAACTCACAATAATATTAAAGTCTCCGGCATTGACATATTTAATAAAGATAAATTTGTAGGAAGCCTGGATGAGCATGCAGGCCTAGGTATCCTTACGGTCTGCAATGAGCTGGAGACGAAAATTTACTCGTTTCCCCTTACTAAATCTGCCGAGTATGTTTCGGTGAATGTGGTTCATTCGAATACGAAGATTGTTCCTCACATTGATAAAAAAGGAATTTGGAGTATTGAGATGTTCGTCGATATGAACGGAGAATTAGTGCTGAATACAACCGATCAGCAGAATTTTGACCCCAAATTTGTTCAACAAATCAAGCAGGCATGGACAGACACGATAAGAAGGGACATTGAAGCCAGTCTATTGCGTGTTCAGAAGCAACTCAAAACGGATGCCTTCGGATTTGCCGACGAATTCTATCGGCATTATCCCAAACAATTTAACCAAGTCAAGGAACGATGGAATGATCAAGTGTTTCCCGAAATACAAGTCAATGTTCACATTAGCACGCAAATTAATCGAATTGGCAAATCCACTGTCCCTCAAGGAGTCCCCGAGAGCTATATTCGTAAAAAATAG
- a CDS encoding spore germination protein, translating to MRLFNKGWKRYLKTSEATSVSEVEIPVQPSSRLDDNLLYLTSLYEECGDIVFHSFALANGIKAAAVYAQGLADESLFQQQILEPLLHMELGKTEFLSQLVEQLTAKAEQLTEWSTIIEKIGSGLPILWLDGSRAAFAFGMTKITQRTVEEPVAESTIRGPREGFTESIGVNIPLIRRRIKSPELKMINMKIGTYTKTQITLAYMKNLADPHLVEEMKLRIERIRIDGVLESEMIEEWISDNPYSPFPQVLPTERPDVVCANVLEGRLAVLIDGTPFVLIAPVGLFSLLQSAEDYYQNVIMSTFIRLLRYVFFIISVLLPSAYVAITTFHQEMIPSVLLLNISKSREEIPFPALVEALIMETTFEALREAGVRLPKQVGAAVSIVGALVIGQAATSAGIVSAPMVIVVAITGIASFMIPRYTLGVSLRLIRFPIMLMAGTLGLVGMILGFIGIILHLCRLSSFGVPYLAPISPTCFKELKDLLFRAPVWKQEHHPQLSGYQEQQNETVGLHDKGEDTT from the coding sequence ATGCGACTATTCAACAAAGGGTGGAAGAGGTACTTAAAGACATCTGAGGCTACCTCTGTATCTGAAGTTGAAATCCCTGTACAACCTTCCTCCCGACTGGACGATAATCTTCTTTACTTGACTTCGCTGTATGAAGAGTGCGGCGACATTGTGTTCCATTCCTTCGCGCTGGCGAATGGAATCAAGGCGGCTGCTGTGTATGCTCAGGGGTTAGCGGACGAAAGCTTGTTCCAGCAGCAAATCCTCGAGCCTCTGCTGCACATGGAGCTGGGGAAAACGGAATTTCTGTCCCAGCTTGTCGAACAACTCACAGCCAAGGCAGAGCAGTTGACGGAGTGGTCCACCATTATTGAAAAAATCGGCAGCGGACTCCCTATTCTGTGGTTAGATGGCTCTAGGGCTGCATTTGCCTTCGGGATGACCAAAATCACACAACGAACTGTAGAAGAACCGGTGGCCGAATCAACGATACGAGGACCGCGTGAAGGGTTTACTGAATCGATCGGGGTAAACATCCCGCTGATTCGCAGAAGAATTAAAAGCCCAGAGCTTAAAATGATCAACATGAAGATAGGGACTTATACGAAAACACAAATAACTTTGGCTTATATGAAGAACCTGGCGGATCCCCATTTGGTGGAGGAAATGAAATTGCGAATTGAACGAATTCGCATCGATGGGGTTCTTGAGAGCGAAATGATCGAGGAATGGATTTCCGATAATCCGTACTCACCGTTTCCTCAGGTGTTACCAACCGAGCGTCCGGATGTCGTTTGCGCCAATGTACTGGAAGGTCGGCTTGCTGTCTTGATCGATGGGACTCCCTTTGTTTTGATAGCTCCAGTCGGGTTGTTCTCGCTGCTGCAATCAGCAGAGGATTACTACCAGAACGTAATTATGAGTACGTTTATCCGTTTGTTGAGATATGTCTTTTTCATCATATCGGTGCTACTTCCCTCCGCTTACGTTGCTATCACTACCTTCCACCAGGAGATGATACCGAGCGTTCTTTTGCTCAATATATCAAAATCAAGAGAAGAGATCCCGTTCCCTGCCCTTGTTGAGGCATTGATCATGGAAACTACATTTGAAGCACTGAGAGAAGCCGGGGTTCGCCTTCCGAAACAGGTAGGTGCTGCCGTCAGTATCGTTGGCGCCCTCGTTATAGGACAGGCTGCTACTTCTGCGGGTATCGTATCGGCCCCGATGGTTATTGTCGTGGCGATCACCGGGATTGCTTCTTTCATGATCCCTCGGTATACCTTGGGTGTTTCACTTCGATTAATCCGATTTCCTATTATGCTGATGGCAGGAACCCTAGGATTAGTAGGTATGATCCTCGGTTTTATCGGCATTATTCTGCATCTTTGCAGACTCAGTTCCTTCGGTGTTCCCTATTTAGCACCTATTTCACCGACCTGCTTCAAGGAATTAAAAGACTTGTTGTTCCGCGCACCTGTCTGGAAGCAGGAGCATCATCCTCAATTGAGCGGCTACCAAGAGCAGCAGAACGAAACTGTAGGTCTGCATGATAAAGGAGAGGATACAACTTGA
- a CDS encoding ABC transporter permease — MGFFKEIRKNVDLYILALPGLLFLLIFAYVPMSGHLLAFKKYQLMNGIWGSPWVGFDNFKFFFQGHDWIQVTFNTLFLNGLFIIFSLLISASVAILLNEIRMKLFKKLAQSIIFLPYFISWLVVSLMVFAILNTGDGLLNKFLITLGLPEVAWFQKSGAWPAILTIIYVWKFAGYYSVIFLASITGISSDYYEAAEIDGASRFQQIIHITIPLLKPIIIMLALLGVGRIFYGDFGMIYGIVGDNGVLFPTTDVIDTYSFRALRQLGNFSMSAAVVFYQSIMGLICIVVFNGLVRKIDKDSSLF, encoded by the coding sequence ATGGGTTTCTTTAAAGAAATCAGGAAAAATGTCGATCTCTACATATTGGCATTGCCTGGTCTTCTATTTCTACTTATTTTCGCTTATGTCCCTATGTCGGGTCATTTGCTCGCTTTTAAGAAATATCAACTTATGAATGGGATATGGGGAAGTCCCTGGGTTGGATTTGATAATTTCAAATTCTTCTTTCAAGGTCATGATTGGATTCAGGTAACCTTCAACACATTGTTCCTAAATGGATTATTCATTATCTTCAGTTTACTCATTTCTGCCAGCGTTGCGATCCTCTTAAATGAGATTCGTATGAAGCTGTTTAAAAAACTAGCACAATCCATTATATTCTTGCCATATTTCATCTCATGGTTAGTGGTTAGTTTAATGGTGTTCGCGATCTTAAATACAGGTGATGGCTTGCTGAACAAATTCCTGATCACCCTCGGGCTGCCCGAAGTAGCATGGTTCCAGAAGTCGGGTGCCTGGCCGGCCATCTTAACCATAATCTATGTGTGGAAATTTGCAGGCTACTATTCGGTTATTTTCCTAGCTTCTATTACAGGAATTTCATCCGATTATTATGAAGCAGCCGAAATTGACGGTGCATCACGGTTTCAACAAATCATTCATATTACAATTCCTTTGCTCAAACCGATTATCATCATGCTTGCCTTACTGGGTGTCGGTCGGATTTTCTATGGCGATTTTGGCATGATTTATGGAATCGTAGGTGACAATGGAGTCCTCTTCCCGACAACGGATGTCATTGATACGTATTCGTTCCGCGCCTTGCGTCAACTAGGGAATTTCAGCATGTCGGCAGCCGTAGTTTTTTATCAATCCATTATGGGATTGATTTGTATCGTCGTGTTTAACGGATTAGTCCGCAAAATCGATAAAGATTCAAGTTTGTTCTAG
- a CDS encoding GerAB/ArcD/ProY family transporter — MIPQKISSKQMAVFMYPAILATSILGVPSITMKFAGHDMWLSPLYASIFGFLAILIAFRLNVKFPGQSLIQCSTIVLGKIGGKIFGLIYMFYLPHLCGIVLREYGEFILSTILHHTPLFIVMGSLMLFCAMNVKSGIQVIARSSQILIVMAWFFLFFILVLLIPEMNPSELLPFAEKGLKPSIIGAIAPAAWFSEYIFVSFFLPSISDRSKAFKVTLLSLVVVTITMVAINLSCLMLLGDLTDTFVYPVMIAARYISYADFFQHIESLIVAIWIFGIFVKVSLFLYIHAVATAQWLNIKDYRPLVFPLSFLTVAYSYWVVSNQSEMGTLLGAGGNIYTLTLLIILPGLLWAVAVIRKQGIKGKGSSL, encoded by the coding sequence TTGATCCCTCAGAAGATTTCCTCGAAGCAGATGGCTGTGTTTATGTATCCGGCTATTCTGGCCACCTCCATTCTCGGTGTACCCAGCATCACGATGAAATTTGCCGGTCATGATATGTGGTTATCCCCACTGTATGCTTCCATTTTTGGTTTTTTGGCAATCCTGATAGCTTTCCGTCTTAATGTGAAATTTCCAGGCCAGTCCCTCATACAATGCAGCACAATTGTATTAGGCAAGATCGGCGGCAAGATCTTCGGGCTGATTTATATGTTCTACTTGCCCCATTTGTGCGGAATCGTATTAAGGGAATATGGTGAATTTATCTTAAGTACAATTCTTCATCACACGCCCTTATTTATTGTTATGGGCTCGCTGATGTTGTTCTGTGCCATGAATGTCAAGAGTGGAATTCAGGTTATCGCGCGAAGCAGTCAAATTTTGATCGTTATGGCATGGTTTTTTCTCTTTTTTATATTAGTTTTACTCATCCCGGAGATGAATCCGAGCGAGCTGCTCCCTTTTGCCGAGAAAGGCCTTAAACCTTCTATTATTGGAGCGATTGCACCGGCAGCCTGGTTTTCGGAATATATATTTGTTTCTTTTTTTCTTCCCAGCATATCGGATCGTTCGAAGGCGTTCAAAGTTACGCTGTTGTCATTAGTTGTTGTAACCATTACGATGGTTGCCATTAATCTGTCTTGTCTTATGCTTCTCGGGGACTTAACAGATACGTTTGTGTACCCGGTAATGATTGCCGCACGCTATATCAGCTATGCGGATTTTTTCCAACACATTGAATCCCTTATTGTAGCCATCTGGATTTTCGGTATTTTTGTGAAAGTATCGTTGTTTTTATATATTCATGCGGTAGCTACGGCACAATGGCTGAACATCAAGGATTACCGTCCACTTGTGTTCCCATTATCTTTTCTCACCGTTGCATACAGCTACTGGGTCGTGTCCAATCAGAGCGAGATGGGCACCTTGCTGGGCGCAGGTGGGAACATTTACACACTTACCTTGCTGATCATTCTACCGGGATTGTTATGGGCCGTTGCTGTCATTCGAAAGCAGGGAATAAAGGGGAAGGGAAGTTCCCTATGA
- a CDS encoding AraC family transcriptional regulator, with the protein MKIITRIKMPLLFPMLSLLFMILLTFTLFMSYEYSKQAAADVNTFSLAKMRHSYQNTLFTFDTIRSFGVSTYQDTAISYWLISDQRDPISDADAFNAASRFASLQPFIHSIYLVNTKTRKVIDTSTSLQDFNTFQDQGIIRKILEDRPSYISYFNHAVGNETYIGMIMPNTPSTNSGYLVILLNKDQLQKFLLQNEDTVGLQINITDKNKQIMLGESISNVALTDTYYQAPDKPFQPIEYKLGKDKRKISSAELPIEQWVMHFVVDENFLTKNINKFKQKLAFWCVVLLILMLLLFIWSSRRTLSPFRKLSAELQNKLGLHSIQQSGADADIIRSGFTYLMDSLQNMNHSLKDYRHIAKEEFLRQWLLQGTKLEGKVHNEVSPLLAYENLHLAILRIETYKYFVDTYNYNSRKLLKYAMGNIAQEIFNEADYTCESVDMGSDHIVLLLGVRDFTEQRSKPDIKDSLENVGLQIEKWLQIRTSLALSSTLSIQDNLRQSYQDVYELSLLKFFNGENKIYCDSDLEESFQQEQIYPDQIALNELIQVIKQNDAERSIALLDRLLVQLKHASYSECLFQLQMIVYSLYKAFNKVTTMKESILEEFRADRFSSLAEAQTWIEQEILSIMETLSQNQIGGRKGELVQEIMEYVQDHLQDPLLSTDIIADHLGFSSSYLRHLFKEATQVTLADFILLQRIEQVKYLLVNTEDTLAIIASKTGFQTRSHFFSAFKKATGCTPSQYRNEFVKE; encoded by the coding sequence ATGAAAATCATAACTCGGATCAAAATGCCTCTGCTGTTTCCAATGCTCAGCCTGTTATTCATGATCTTACTTACATTTACCTTATTCATGTCTTACGAATATTCCAAGCAAGCAGCAGCTGACGTCAACACCTTCTCCTTAGCTAAGATGCGGCATTCTTATCAAAATACGTTATTTACTTTCGATACTATTCGTTCCTTTGGGGTTAGTACCTATCAGGACACCGCGATAAGCTATTGGCTGATCTCAGATCAACGCGATCCAATCAGTGATGCGGATGCTTTCAATGCAGCTAGCCGCTTTGCATCCCTGCAGCCTTTCATCCATTCCATCTATTTAGTAAATACGAAAACGCGTAAAGTCATAGACACCTCAACGAGCCTGCAGGATTTCAATACTTTTCAAGATCAAGGTATCATTCGAAAAATTCTGGAGGATCGTCCATCCTACATTTCTTACTTCAATCATGCAGTCGGCAATGAGACCTATATTGGAATGATCATGCCAAACACACCATCAACGAATTCTGGCTATTTAGTCATTTTGCTCAATAAAGATCAACTTCAAAAGTTTCTGCTGCAGAATGAAGATACCGTTGGTTTACAAATTAATATTACGGATAAAAACAAACAAATAATGCTTGGTGAGAGCATTTCGAATGTTGCGCTTACGGACACCTACTATCAGGCTCCGGACAAGCCGTTTCAACCCATAGAATATAAACTAGGTAAAGATAAACGAAAGATTTCATCTGCTGAGCTGCCTATTGAACAATGGGTGATGCATTTTGTAGTCGATGAAAACTTCTTGACTAAGAACATTAATAAGTTCAAACAGAAGTTAGCCTTTTGGTGTGTGGTTCTTCTGATTCTCATGCTTCTGCTATTCATTTGGAGCTCACGTCGAACGTTAAGTCCTTTTCGCAAACTATCCGCGGAATTACAAAATAAGCTTGGCCTTCATTCGATTCAACAATCGGGAGCGGATGCTGACATCATTCGAAGTGGATTCACGTATCTCATGGATTCCCTTCAGAATATGAATCATTCGCTCAAGGATTATCGCCATATCGCCAAAGAAGAATTCCTGCGCCAATGGCTGTTGCAGGGAACAAAGCTTGAAGGAAAAGTTCATAACGAAGTGTCTCCATTGCTGGCATATGAAAACCTTCATCTGGCCATCTTACGGATAGAAACCTACAAATATTTCGTAGATACGTATAATTACAACTCACGAAAGCTGCTTAAATATGCCATGGGCAATATTGCACAAGAAATCTTCAACGAAGCTGACTACACGTGTGAATCCGTTGATATGGGCAGTGATCATATCGTTTTATTGTTGGGTGTCCGTGACTTCACCGAGCAGAGAAGTAAGCCTGACATCAAAGATTCCTTAGAAAATGTTGGCCTTCAAATCGAAAAATGGCTGCAAATTCGAACCTCCCTCGCGTTGAGTAGCACCTTATCCATCCAAGATAATTTACGACAGTCTTATCAGGATGTGTATGAGTTGTCATTGCTTAAGTTTTTTAATGGGGAGAATAAAATTTATTGTGATTCTGACTTGGAAGAGAGCTTTCAACAAGAACAAATCTATCCGGACCAAATTGCCTTGAACGAGTTGATACAAGTGATTAAGCAGAATGATGCGGAACGTTCTATCGCGCTGCTAGACCGGTTACTGGTCCAACTAAAGCATGCTTCCTATTCCGAGTGCTTGTTCCAATTACAAATGATCGTCTATAGCTTATACAAAGCATTTAATAAGGTCACAACGATGAAGGAATCTATTTTGGAAGAATTCCGCGCTGATCGATTCTCTTCACTCGCTGAAGCACAAACTTGGATCGAACAAGAAATCCTCAGCATCATGGAAACCCTCAGCCAGAATCAAATCGGTGGTCGCAAAGGGGAACTGGTTCAAGAAATCATGGAATACGTCCAGGATCATTTACAGGACCCCCTCCTCTCAACGGATATCATCGCCGACCATCTTGGCTTCTCGTCCAGTTATTTGAGACACCTGTTCAAAGAGGCCACACAGGTCACTTTAGCCGATTTCATCTTGCTTCAGCGTATTGAGCAGGTCAAATATTTACTGGTCAACACGGAGGATACGTTAGCTATCATTGCTTCCAAGACAGGATTCCAAACCCGAAGCCACTTCTTCAGCGCTTTTAAAAAGGCGACGGGATGCACACCAAGTCAATATAGAAATGAATTTGTAAAAGAGTGA
- a CDS encoding alpha/beta hydrolase, translated as MNKFSTYNQSVIYWKQYQKFFPAEMQINENHLPTEEWMTWNNVHIHLDRMPVPHAKLKIVFIHGAGGNGRLLAPYARMLQKCGYEVVSPDLPPYGLSYTNSVKSLDYQLWIDILNELIDQELKRDGKPIILLGTSIGGMLAYHAAVQSKRVKGLIATTFVDTSDSKVRDQLAPNKLISRLGKFLMDKFPFLLDSLHISVNHVSRMKLITNNVEMTKLIMNDAHAAGTKIPLRLLRTFLNMKPVIKPENFDICPVLLVHPQLDPMTPYSFSKPFFDNIKSKKEYVVLEGAGHFPIEQRGLEQMNVAVLSFLKTVENGL; from the coding sequence ATGAATAAATTTTCAACATATAATCAATCGGTGATCTATTGGAAACAATATCAGAAATTTTTTCCTGCAGAAATGCAAATAAATGAAAACCATTTACCAACAGAAGAATGGATGACTTGGAACAATGTTCATATTCATCTGGATCGTATGCCTGTTCCGCATGCAAAATTAAAAATTGTTTTCATTCATGGTGCTGGTGGCAATGGCAGATTGTTGGCTCCTTATGCACGAATGCTGCAAAAATGCGGTTATGAAGTCGTGTCGCCGGATCTACCGCCTTATGGTTTAAGTTATACAAATTCGGTAAAATCATTAGATTACCAGCTTTGGATTGACATCCTAAATGAATTAATCGATCAGGAATTGAAACGGGACGGCAAGCCTATTATCTTACTAGGCACCAGTATAGGAGGCATGTTAGCTTATCACGCCGCTGTACAGAGTAAGCGAGTCAAAGGGTTAATTGCAACGACATTTGTTGATACGAGTGATTCGAAAGTTCGTGATCAGTTAGCTCCTAACAAACTCATTAGTCGGTTAGGAAAATTTTTGATGGACAAATTTCCTTTTTTATTAGATTCCTTGCATATCTCTGTTAATCATGTATCTCGGATGAAATTGATTACGAATAACGTCGAAATGACCAAACTCATTATGAACGATGCTCATGCGGCAGGCACGAAAATCCCTTTGCGCTTATTAAGAACGTTCTTAAATATGAAACCGGTAATAAAACCTGAGAATTTTGATATTTGTCCGGTATTACTCGTTCATCCTCAATTAGACCCTATGACTCCTTATAGCTTCAGCAAACCGTTTTTTGACAATATAAAATCTAAAAAAGAATATGTAGTTTTAGAGGGGGCTGGTCATTTTCCGATTGAACAGCGGGGGTTGGAGCAGATGAATGTTGCTGTGCTTTCTTTTTTGAAAACAGTAGAGAATGGATTATAA